A genome region from Macrotis lagotis isolate mMagLag1 chromosome 4, bilby.v1.9.chrom.fasta, whole genome shotgun sequence includes the following:
- the THAP10 gene encoding THAP domain-containing protein 10 isoform X3, producing MPARCVAARCGNTTKSGKSLFRFPKDRALRLLWDRFVRRRRADWYGGNDRSVICSDHFAPCCFDVSSVIQKNLRFSQRLRLVAGAVPTLPPEEPPERPDAPARGPLPATAQITYEYEATQTQVDVDHPSNDVTSVPPYYEEGLVSIDVDVHALKMHKSTQISLKRPPQRSMDASMNLFCFYFHVGNAILGPFSPQLKGRTKLLCQKYIFK from the exons ATGCCGGCCCGCTGCGTGGCCGCCCGCTGCGGCAACACCACCAAGTCCGGCAAGTCCCTGTTCCGCTTCCCCAAGGACCGCGCGCTGCGGCTGCTGTGGGACCGCTTCGTGCGGCGCCGCCGCGCCGACTGGTACGGGGGCAACGACCGCTCCGTCATCTGCTCCGACCACTTCGCGCCCTGCTGCTTCGACGTCTCCTCCGTCATCCAGAAGAACCTGCGCTTCTCCCAGCGCCTGCGGCTGGTGGCGGGCGCCGTGCCCACCCTGCCCCCCGAGGAGCCCCCGGAGCGGCCGGACGCCCCGGCCCGCGGCCCCCTCCCGGCCACAGCCCAG attACATATGAATATGAAGCCACCCAGACACAAGTAGATGTTGATCACCCATCTAATGATGTCACTTCGGTACCTCCTTACTATGAAGAAGGCTTAGTGTCTATAGATGTTGATGTTCATGCACTTAAGATGCATAAAAGTacacaaatttctctgaaaaggcCCCCTCAACGTAGTATGG ATGCTTCAATGAatctcttttgcttttattttcatgttgGTAATGCAATCCTAGGTCCCTTCTCCCCACAACtgaaaggaagaacaaaactCTTATGTCAAAAATACATATTCAAGTaa
- the THAP10 gene encoding THAP domain-containing protein 10 isoform X2 has protein sequence MPARCVAARCGNTTKSGKSLFRFPKDRALRLLWDRFVRRRRADWYGGNDRSVICSDHFAPCCFDVSSVIQKNLRFSQRLRLVAGAVPTLPPEEPPERPDAPARGPLPATAQITYEYEATQTQVDVDHPSNDVTSVPPYYEEGLVSIDVDVHALKMHKSTQISLKRPPQRSMGIQAKVKISSKQLCDATTQTDELWSVPRTSSLFGIYSSDSETDTDWDIKNEQNNLSYITLQMLQ, from the exons ATGCCGGCCCGCTGCGTGGCCGCCCGCTGCGGCAACACCACCAAGTCCGGCAAGTCCCTGTTCCGCTTCCCCAAGGACCGCGCGCTGCGGCTGCTGTGGGACCGCTTCGTGCGGCGCCGCCGCGCCGACTGGTACGGGGGCAACGACCGCTCCGTCATCTGCTCCGACCACTTCGCGCCCTGCTGCTTCGACGTCTCCTCCGTCATCCAGAAGAACCTGCGCTTCTCCCAGCGCCTGCGGCTGGTGGCGGGCGCCGTGCCCACCCTGCCCCCCGAGGAGCCCCCGGAGCGGCCGGACGCCCCGGCCCGCGGCCCCCTCCCGGCCACAGCCCAG attACATATGAATATGAAGCCACCCAGACACAAGTAGATGTTGATCACCCATCTAATGATGTCACTTCGGTACCTCCTTACTATGAAGAAGGCTTAGTGTCTATAGATGTTGATGTTCATGCACTTAAGATGCATAAAAGTacacaaatttctctgaaaaggcCCCCTCAACGTAGTATGG GTATTCAGGCCAAAGTAAAAATTTCAAGTAAACAACTATGTGATGCAACTACTCAAACAGATGAATTATGGTCTGTTCCTAGAACTTCTTCCCTGTTTGGCATTTACTCCAGTGATTCCGAAACAGATACTGACTGGGATATCaagaatgaacaaaataatttatcttaTATAACTTTGCAG ATGCTTCAATGA
- the THAP10 gene encoding THAP domain-containing protein 10 isoform X1: protein MPARCVAARCGNTTKSGKSLFRFPKDRALRLLWDRFVRRRRADWYGGNDRSVICSDHFAPCCFDVSSVIQKNLRFSQRLRLVAGAVPTLPPEEPPERPDAPARGPLPATAQITYEYEATQTQVDVDHPSNDVTSVPPYYEEGLVSIDVDVHALKMHKSTQISLKRPPQRSMGIQAKVKISSKQLCDATTQTDELWSVPRTSSLFGIYSSDSETDTDWDIKNEQNNLSYITLQVKEET from the exons ATGCCGGCCCGCTGCGTGGCCGCCCGCTGCGGCAACACCACCAAGTCCGGCAAGTCCCTGTTCCGCTTCCCCAAGGACCGCGCGCTGCGGCTGCTGTGGGACCGCTTCGTGCGGCGCCGCCGCGCCGACTGGTACGGGGGCAACGACCGCTCCGTCATCTGCTCCGACCACTTCGCGCCCTGCTGCTTCGACGTCTCCTCCGTCATCCAGAAGAACCTGCGCTTCTCCCAGCGCCTGCGGCTGGTGGCGGGCGCCGTGCCCACCCTGCCCCCCGAGGAGCCCCCGGAGCGGCCGGACGCCCCGGCCCGCGGCCCCCTCCCGGCCACAGCCCAG attACATATGAATATGAAGCCACCCAGACACAAGTAGATGTTGATCACCCATCTAATGATGTCACTTCGGTACCTCCTTACTATGAAGAAGGCTTAGTGTCTATAGATGTTGATGTTCATGCACTTAAGATGCATAAAAGTacacaaatttctctgaaaaggcCCCCTCAACGTAGTATGG GTATTCAGGCCAAAGTAAAAATTTCAAGTAAACAACTATGTGATGCAACTACTCAAACAGATGAATTATGGTCTGTTCCTAGAACTTCTTCCCTGTTTGGCATTTACTCCAGTGATTCCGAAACAGATACTGACTGGGATATCaagaatgaacaaaataatttatcttaTATAACTTTGCAGGTGAAAGAAGAGACATGA